One window of Phoenix dactylifera cultivar Barhee BC4 chromosome 5, palm_55x_up_171113_PBpolish2nd_filt_p, whole genome shotgun sequence genomic DNA carries:
- the LOC103718608 gene encoding protein METHYLENE BLUE SENSITIVITY 1-like: MTGKAKPKKHTAKEIAAKVDAATTNRGGGKAGMADRTGLEKGGHAKLECPYCKITAPDIKSMQIHHEARHPKLPFDESKLNNLHSTHGAESSKPRPGVRGSKKK, translated from the coding sequence ATGACGGGGAAAGCGAAGCCGAAGAAGCACACGGCGAAGGAGATCGCGGCGAAGGTCGACGCTGCGACGACGAACCGCGGGGGCGGGAAGGCCGGGATGGCGGACCGGACGGGGCTGGAGAAGGGGGGGCACGCCAAGCTGGAGTGCCCCTACTGCAAGATCACCGCCCCGGACATCAAATCCATGCAGATCCACCACGAGGCCCGCCACCCCAAGCTACCCTTCGACGAGTCCAAGCTCAACAACCTCCACTCTACCCACGGCGCCGAATCCTCCAAGCCCCGTCCCGGCGTCCGTGGCTCTAAAAAGAAGTGA